One window from the genome of Pirellulales bacterium encodes:
- a CDS encoding SDR family NAD(P)-dependent oxidoreductase codes for MQIKDHTFLVTGGASGLGAACARRLVANDGRVVVVDLNDEAGQTLTRELGTASKFVHTDVTNEKDARAAIETAQRDFGSLHGLVQCAGILGAARIVGKQGPHDLGLFERLVRVNLIGTFNMLRLAATALSANTPNDDGERGIIVNTSSVAAFDGQIGQAAYAASKGGVASLTLPAARELARFGIRVMAVAPGVFETAMMGAATEELRKSLSEQIPFPPRFGKPEEFAQLVQSIIENTYLNGAVIRLDGAMRMETR; via the coding sequence ATGCAAATCAAAGATCACACATTTCTCGTCACGGGCGGAGCCAGCGGATTAGGCGCCGCGTGTGCCCGGCGATTGGTTGCCAACGACGGGCGAGTCGTCGTGGTCGATTTGAATGATGAAGCCGGGCAGACATTGACGCGGGAATTGGGCACGGCATCCAAGTTTGTGCATACTGATGTGACCAATGAGAAAGATGCGCGGGCCGCCATCGAAACGGCCCAACGCGATTTCGGTTCGCTCCACGGCTTGGTGCAATGCGCGGGAATTTTGGGAGCGGCACGTATCGTTGGCAAGCAAGGGCCACACGATTTGGGACTTTTCGAACGCCTGGTGCGAGTGAACCTCATCGGCACGTTCAACATGTTGCGTTTGGCGGCTACGGCGCTGTCGGCCAACACACCCAACGATGATGGCGAGCGGGGCATCATCGTCAACACCTCTTCGGTGGCCGCATTCGATGGACAAATTGGGCAGGCGGCTTACGCGGCCAGCAAAGGAGGCGTCGCCAGCCTCACGCTGCCGGCCGCACGGGAATTGGCAAGGTTTGGCATTCGCGTGATGGCCGTCGCCCCGGGGGTTTTTGAAACCGCGATGATGGGAGCCGCGACCGAGGAATTGCGGAAATCGCTGAGCGAGCAAATCCCATTTCCGCCGCGTTTTGGCAAACCGGAGGAATTTGCCCAGCTAGTGCAATCGATCATTGAAAACACGTATCTGAACGGTGCTGTGATTCGCTTGGACGGCGCCATGCGG